TTACTACAACAGGTATATTTGATATAGATCCTATAAGTACTTTGTCAAATTCAAGTGCATATTGTCCGATAATTTGTGGACTTGTTGCTAGATTTTTGTCTACAAATGACATACAAAGATCTAACAGAATAAGTAGAGTGAAGGATTTTCTTGCCCAAAACTCCTTCGTTATAAGTGATAGTATTGAACCCTTTAAAATGTACAGAGCTTGATGGAAAAACGCCTACTTGTTATCGCGATAATTTCGATATTTTCGTTAACTAAATGCCTTTCGCAGAGTGTCTATTATGACGTACTTAGAATCAACAGTGATATTAAATTTGAAAGATCGGTTACTACCGGAAAGGTTGTTTTGTTTCCAACCGTTACGAATCTAACCGTCTTTAACTCCATACTTATTAAATATATTAATTCAGGGAATATTCTAAAAACCGACACATCTAGCTCTCATATTCTATCTAGAATTAAAGAGGATCTATCTGATAATCCTTTTATTGAAGTTGCGTCCAATCAATTAAGTGGTGAACTGGACAATCAAACTCAAAAATTTAAAACTGTAAATTTCGGAGGGCTCGGTTCACTAGGTGGGATAGATGTCACAAAATTTGCTAATGCAATTGCAGACATCATGATCGATCGCGCAAAGCAGGAACTTACGGTAGCATTCTTTGATAGGTTTAAGAAATTCTCGCAAGAAAATCCTGAGTTTCAAATTCTGTTTCCGAAAACGACTTCTAATCTTAGCAACCTTCTAACTCATACCTATCCACAGATGCTTCCGGCATTGAGAAATGGATTTCTTGACGATTTAAAACTCATAACCTACAATTTGGATGATGTACTTGAATTGCCCAAATATAATGAGCTTCTTAGGAATTTTCCAGAAATGAGAGTAGCCATACGGTCATTACGACTTTTACATGACCTAGAGGCTGGAACTATAAATCTGGCGGAAGTAATTTGCGAGTTTTCTGAATTTCCTGAATTCAATCCAGTCGTAACTAGTAACTCCCTCAACGAATTTAAGAATATGGGAGCCACCTTGGCTTTTGCTGCTTTGTTTTCGGAAGCACTTCGAACTGATTCGGCAAGTTTTAGCAAGGACAGTACCATTTGGGTATCTCCTAAGGAGATAAGAAATCTGATAGCTGATCCGATATCTACCCAAATATTTATTGGATTACTTTATCAACAAGTAAAAAATAGGGATATAGAATTCTTCTTTGAACTTAAGCCGGTTAAGCTGACTGCAATTTTGGAGCGTGAAAAAGATAAAATATTCGTTTTTCAAAGTAAAATAGCTGAATTTGCAAATCTGACAGATAAGTTCTCAGTTAGTTATAAAGAGATAAAAAATAAAATTAGCAAAAGGGAAAAACTTACAAACGAAAACATACATAGTTATATAGGTGTGTCTTTGGATGTTCTAGATTATACGTTCAGCATCCTCAAGATTTTCGACTCCCAATTGATAAAAGACAATTATCTTACGATTCCAAGAAAGGCTAATGGTTTGTATAAGGACATATATTCTGAACAGTACACTCAGGCTGTTAATGATGCAGTCGACATTTTAAAAGAGGTTCACAATTTAACCTCAGGAAATAAAAAAAGGGACTCTGTTGTGAAAAGTAAGGAGGAGGAGAGGAAAAGAATGCCTGCCGACGCAGATTTTACTAATATCGACAAAGAGCTCAATCTTCTTAAAAGTACTCTAAAGGCAGTCAATGATAGCCTAAGCAAAATGATCACTTTCATTGAAAAAGTCAAGCCATATGCTCTATTCATGGCAAACATGGTTGAAGCAAAGGATGAAGAAGCAGTCAAAGCGGCCCTGGAGAATGTTATTTTACCAGTAGGTAGCTCATCTATAAAAAAGAGTTCTCATGGAAATATCTCAGTTCAGACATATTTGGGAGCCTATTGGTCTACTTCTAACGGAACAGGATCGTCCACCGGTGCTTGGGCGGATAGATTTGGTGTAAGCGCGCCTATTGGTATTTCTTTTACTCCGGGATTCCAAAGTTGGGGACGGGGCGGCTCACTAAGTTACTTTGCCTCATTATTTGACTTGGGCGCAATCGTAGACTACAAATTAAAAAAGCAAGATAATGTTGTTCAAAACAATGGAACAGTAGATCCGAATGCTGTTTCGAAAGAGTACACGATCAAGCTTGGACAAATATTCTCACCGGGAATATTTCTAGTATACGGATTCTTCGGTAATCTACCCTTGTCATTAGGTTACGGCTTTCAATATGGCCCCGGTCTTTCCAAAATTGATGTTAGTAACAGCACAGTTCTTAGCAAACCCAAGGTAAGGTGGAGCTTCTTTCTTGCAGTAGACATGCCGTTTTTTACTCTAAAAAATAGGCTAAAGGCAAAATGATCTACTAATCAGCAAACAGTCAGCGTTGTTCAATCCATTTATGAAAAATATTCTAGCAGTAGTTTTACTTGTAATGCTAACTCCGTATTGCGGAGCGTGTCAAAACAAATTCGAAATCCGGAGTGATACCATTCTAAAATCGATAACCAGCAAATTCCACGGGCTTTCAGCAATTGAGTACATACCAAGGACAGAAGAATGGATTCTAGCAAATGATCGGGGCCATTATTTTAAATTCAGGAATTGCAACAATGTTCGTGATTTCAATAGAGGAAATCTTAGCGAGGATATCAGGACAGATTACTACTTTGAAAGTGTTAGGTATGATTCAATTCGAGATGCCTATTTTTTCTCGGTGGAAACCGATACTTATACAGGTGTTTACTCTAGCATAGGGCAATTACACGCTCCAAATCCTCGCGTGATCATTAAACTACCTTTACCAAGTAAAAATAAAGGAGTCGAAGGAATAGCTCTTTCCCCTTCCGGTGCACTGTGGATTGCGGCAGAAGCAGGATGGGAAAGCGGTACTGATATTGCTAACGAAATCGTATACTTTTATCGCTATAAGAATCCTTTGGTGGATAACGACCAAGAGCAACCAGAACGTTTCAAATATAAAATCAGGCGATATGATGCAGATGCAGTCGACAAAAGCGATAGGCCTGGCGGAATTTCAGAGATACTTGCCGTAGATGAAAATTGTCTCCTAGTCTTAGAGAGATGTTATATAAAACAGCCTGGTGGTAACCCAAATCGAGTTTTTGCACAAATCCGAAGTGTAACGGTTAATAGTAAAACACACGAATTAGAGCCAAATGACACACTAAATTTTGATTTTAGTAGTGTGCCAGTGGTTTGTAATGTGGAAGGTATGGCTTGGGGTGACTTACAAAAGCAAACTTTGTTTGTTATTGCTGACGATGGGTTGGGAGACGATTATTTCAGTGATGAAGTAGATCCTAAAACCGGAAGGGCTAGCGTTCCAACTTTGCGAAATCAGATGATAGTTCTGAAAAGAAAGTGATTAGCCAAGAAATCCGACAGTCACGAGCATTGTTCAACATCCTAAACTTTTTTTACTAGCGCGATCTTAATACTGATAGGGAGCATTAGCGATGGTAGAAGCTATGACATTACGTGAACTTACAGCAAAAGAAACAGTGCTTTGGGGATATTTGGTTATGATAAGATTTTGGTGGGAAGCTTAGTGCAGCACATCCAAGATTTGTTGAATGTATGATTTTTTGAGCGATAACCAGTACGATGTCAATGAGAGGTCCTGGAGTTTAAAGACACCCGGATTCAGATTGGTATCGCTGCAAATGCTACTTGAAATAAGAAACATATTATTTAGTCACTACTTCCAATTTTTCAATGGATTTACGAGTTAACACACCGGAGGCAAACCTACGGATTGAGCCGAACACATCAAAGGCTCCACTGGCAATACTGCCGGTAGGCCACCTTGTGACAATGAACGGGCCGCTTGCAGGAGCGAGTGGCGATTGGCAGCCATGCAGCACATTTATTGATGGCCACCAGTTAAATGGCTTTGTCCATGCCTCCTTGCTACGCACGCCCATAAATGCCGAAGTAGACCGTTTGATTGAAACGGCAGGCAAAGAATATAAGGATTTTCTCTTTGGCAAACGCAATGAAAATCATCCAGAATCCAAATCCCGAATAGACGCCTACTGGGCTTCGGTGCCTTTGGCACCGAAGCCGGTCAGTGTGGCTTGGTCGGCGGTATTTATAAGTTTCGTGGTGAGAGAAGCTCTACTCACAAAATCATTCAAATTCTCTCAGCGCCATACCACATACTTTAGTGATAGCAAAACAGCATTTTTGAACAATGATGCCTCCCGAGCCTATTGGGCCGTCCGACTGAATAACCGGATACTCGAAGTGGGTGATCTCGTAGGTTATTTTCGTACAGGTCTCGCCTGCGGAAACGCAGCGCACTCATATGACGACCTCCCTGGAGACTTCTGTTCACACAGTGATGTGGTGGTGGCGATAAGGAACAACATTGCTTTCACAATAGGAGGCAATGTGAGCCAAACCGTGAAAGTCAAAGAGGTTCCGCTCACAGCCACCGGAAAAATAGCTGTAGGCAATCAGCGCATACTTGTGATGCAACGTAACTTTTGATGACTTATAGTTTTGACAATAAGTTCACCAAAGAATATGATGTGCGTCAATGGACGGAACTTAACGCTTCGGACTAGCAAGATTACTAAATTCTAAGCCTGAAAATTGGTCCTCAGAATACTAAAAAATCAGTATTGTTAGTGAGTGCTAATTAAGCGAATTTTGATACTGAAAATATTGCTTATGCATGCAACCTTATCTCTAAATAATTTCTCCTCTAAACAGGTGAAACTGCAAGGACGCAGGATTTTAACTTGTCGTTTTGGAGTAAATCTTAAACAAAACGGTAATAGTCATAGTAGGACGGTTTGAGGTGTTAGACGTTTACAGGGTAACGTTTACGACTATTTCTATGCAAAGAGTATGTCCGTTGATTTAAAATTCGACAGATAAAATTACCCTAGGTCAATCTATTTTTTTTCTTGCTAATAATGAATCATTGTTAACTGAGGTTTGAAGTTTGGTGCTGTTTCTATTATTAGAAACTTTCAATGATCGTGCCCGTTTAGGCATTGCAATCAAAATACTTACCTCACAAAAAACTTGTCATGCACTAGCACCTTGTATATGTGACAGCAGAATCTACGGGTATGTGAGAGAACTTTTAATTCTATAACCTAAGTATGAACCTTCGTTCAATATGGAAAATCAAGAATCGCCTTCTCATATTTTAATTTTAGGATATCAGATTTCACGCGTGACGCTGAGGTCTATTATGCGTTACGGTTCAAGATTATTGGCTATTACGACTATCGTATTTACTTTAATTAAGATGTATCAAGCCAATGAACAAAACATCGCTACTCAACGGCAGACTTTGATGATCCAAAAGAATATCGCTGTTACCACAAAAACTCATCGTCATCTTACATCGCAAATTGAAGGAATAGTTGAGAAGATGTCTACTCAGTCTATCGGCCAGTTTCCAGAGAATCTTGTCGAAATAAATAGATTGTTCCGTAGATCAAAGCGGAAACTACACATACTTGCTGACGTTCCCTGCTATGGACAATTTTCAAGCCCAGCAGAATATAATAGATATAGAGACTTTTTGCTATTTAACAATAAGGATGATTCACTTGAAATACAGATGGTTACTTATGGCTCTGAAAAGCGGACAGAGAAGAGCCGTCAACAATTTGAAGCTGCTATGAGAGATAAGGGTGGTTTTGAGAAATGGAAGGTTGATAGAAAACAAAAGATCTTAAACTACCTTTCTAAGCATCGATCTGAGATTACATTTGAGAAACTGCAACCGCTCCACTTCTATAACCTATTGGAGAGGAATAATAGCAAGCTGGCAACTTCTCTTAGAGAGAATCTGAATTTTAGGGAAACTGAAAAATTTGACTTGCCGATGTTTATCTGGATTAGCGATGACAAGGAGGCTATCTTCTCTTTAATAAATTTCCCAAACAATTCGACAGAGGTTGCTTTCAAGACAATTGATAAAAATTTAGTGGCTGTACTTGACAGTATTTTTGTTGGAATATACAAAAATAGTAATTGAAATATTGAGTAATTTTAATTTAAGTTAAGCGAGATATGGTTTACAACAATATTATTCTTGCAAATATTTATGTATGTCAAAATAGTAGTTCTTCTGACTATATTCAATGGGAATTTAAAGATGTGAGGTGGGTTTTCTTATTGTAGTAACCATCTCATAATGAATGAGGGATGAAAGACCAATTACTATTTATTAGAATATTTAACTCAAACAGGAAATTCGTAATACATGGATGATCAATTGCTGGAACTTTATAGGTTTTATTTTGAAGATTTGAAAGATCTTCATGAGGGATATATTAGCTTCGAAATAACCATGTCCTTGGCAATACTTACAGTTATTGGTTGGTTTTTAACAGCTGACAAAGCACCCAAGTTCATTTCTTCTCATAAGTTTGCGAAGACCATATTGGTTATCACGATCGGTATTACGGCTATTTTGGAGCTATTTGTCGTTTATAAGATTAAGCTAATGGCTGACAACATTTACAGATTGTTGGTGCGAATAGTGAGAAAATTGTCACCGCCATTTCAAGATATTATTGTTAAGGATTATTTTGAGTATCGATTGATCGCTCCGGAAACGGTATTTGTTTTTTATATTTTCCATCTTACACTGTTGGTGGTACTAGGTATTATTATAAGCAAAAGCAATTCTAAGGCTCGGCTGGCGAAACCAGGTTGATTTTCAGGATTGTAGTGAGTACCAAAAGAAAGTACAAATTAATGAATATAGAAAATAAATATTGTCTTTTCATGATATGTCAAAAATAAAAATCAAGTTTGAGCCCGATGATGAGTCAACCTTTTTTAAGGCAGCCAATTCTTCAGAACTTGTTATCTTGTTGCACGCAACTGCTGGTGACTCGACCTCATTGAGAGATATCAAGAACCGTCTTATCAAGGACAAACCGCATTCTGATATTTGGTTTCCCAATGTTCCTACTTCGTGGGTTTCATTTGCGAATCCGATACATCTGGTAAAAGCATTAGTTGAGCAGATTGATGCCATATGGGAATACCATGCTGAGGACAATAACCATGAACACTACAAGCGCATAATTCTAATTGGCCATAGCATCGGTGCTTTATTTGCTCGTAAAATCTATGTTTATAGTTGTGGTGAAAATTCAAATGCACCCTTTGAGAGAAAAATTGAAATCAAGCAATCAAGGGAATGGGCAATTAAGATAGAACGAATAATCCTGCTAGCCGCTATGAACCGAGGATGGTCAGCCCGTGACTTGTCCATTTTAGATTCCTTGTACATTAGGGCAGGTGTAATTCTCGGTAAGCTGGTCATGTTCTTTTTTAGAACGCGGCTTTTGCTGTTTCAAGTTAAGAAAGGGGCCTCGTTTATAATACAGCTTCGTATTCAATGGCTTGCCATGGTACGTGCCTTTAATGAAGGCAGAAAGCGGGAGGGAGGTGCATTGGTGATTCAGCTTCTTGGCACAGTGGACGATATCGTATCACCGGAAGATAATGTGGATCTCGTCACAGGGGGTGATTTTGTCTATCTCGAGGTGCCTAAATCCAGTCATTCAAATGTTGTGAAGATGGGGAATGACACCGAAGGAGAAGCTCGCTATAAGGTTTTGCGTAGTGCGCTTTTGGATACTAAGGAGGAGCTTTTAAAAAGAACTGTTGTACCACTAGATGCTGTAAATTTCCCGGTTAATACTAGTGTTACTGATGTCATTTTCGTCATCCATGGTATACGTGATAGAGGATTCTGGACTCAGAAGATTGCCAATAGGATCAAGTTATTGGGTGACAGTCCAAAAAGGAAATATGCTATTGAGACGTCGAGCTATGGCTATTTTCCTATGTTGTCATTTTTGTTGCCATCAACCCGACGCGCCAAAGTGGAGTGGCTTATGGATCAGTACACGGAGGATCTGGCGCTATATCCAAATGCCGATTTCTCGTATGTCGGACACAGTAACGGCACATATCTGTTGGCCCAGGCGCTGGAAGATTATCCTGCATGCCATTTCAAAAACGTGCTCTTTGCCGGCAGTGTGGTCCCAACAACCTATAAATGGAATTCGCTAATTCAGGATGGAAGAGTAAAGTCAATCTTGAACTATGTTGCTTCGGCGGATTGGGTTGTTGCGATTTTTCCGAATTTTTTTCAAAAAGTGCCGTTTCTTGGAGTTAAAGACATCGGCGGGGCTGGTCATGAAGGTTTTACAGGTCTCAAACAGTTTCAGATCCAGTTTGTTAGTGGCAGCCATGGTGCAGCTATTAACGAGGATATGTGGGGCGACATTGCTGATTTCGCAGTAAACGGTAAGATCTCAACGCCAACAAACTCATTACTGATTGTGCCCAAGCGTTCAAGGACAGTGGCAGTATTAGGATACCTTTCTCCGCTAGTCTGGCTACTGTTACTACTTTTGTTTGGTGGCGTTGGCTTTTTGATATGGAGTTGTATCTGGTCTCCATGTTATTATCAATATGCATATGTCTATCGCACCATTGCCTTGATTTTGTATTGCAGATTTCTCTGGTTCGTCTTGACCAAGGTTTGAGTAGGTGTAAAGAATAGGTGGCACAATATGGTCTGAGGCGAAAAACTAGGAAGATCGGTTACGAGTATTCTAAACCGGAATTTTTATTGTTGCAACTGTGCCGCTTGCTGGGCTGCTTTTTATAGAAAATGATCCGTCGATCATGTTTACCCTGTTTTTAATATTCGTTAACCCTAATCCACTACTCTTGGACTTGAATATTTGCTCAACGTCAAAACCATTCCCATTATCCTGAACTGTTATGGAAAGGTGAGTATGTTGATAGTCTACATTAACCACAATATTAGTTGCTTTGGCATGTTTTACGATATTACTTAATAGTTCTTGGAGAACTCGAAATATTAGCAACTCCTTATTTGAATCACTTAGGATAATTTGGTCATTCGATAGAATCTGCACTTCGAAAATACCGGTTTTTCTCAGGATTGAAGCCTGCTGTTCCAATGCACCGAGCAATCCAATTTTTCTTAGGTAATCGCTGTTGAGGGATTTTGCAATATCTCTGAGCTCATTCATTACATTACTCACCAAATTTATGGATTCTGAGATTCGTTGTTCATCGTTTTCATTGACTATGTTATCCAATGAATAGAGATTGATACTAACAATCCCAAGGCTCTGCCCAATATTGTCATGTATTTCCTGACTTATATTGTTGAAAGTCTGTTCTTGGATTTCTAGCTGAGCTTGCAACATTTCATTGTCAAATCGATCTTGAATCCTTATTAAATCTTTTTGCAGTTCAAATCGAATTTGATCATTTTGTTCTTTATCCCATTGAAGTCGTTTGGCAAGTAAAATTGATAAAAAAAAGGATTCGACTAAAATGGCAATTGAAACGTAGGTAATATCAAACAGATGTTCAGGTGTGCCAAATTGTATATTTATTTCCTCCATGGCCACTAGTATCAACCAAAATACGTATGTAACGCTGTAGTAGTACCCAAGATTGTTGCCCGATTTTCCGACGGACACACCAATATATATTGCTAGAATAAATACCAGTAGTGCCATGACCCAATTGGCAACAAAAATGACCAGATCAGGTAGAAAATGAAGAATTGGGAGATAAAGTAATAATATTACGCAGACCATCACTGTAAAATAGAATAGGTTGCTGCGATATTTTTTTACTTCCAAAAATAACAAGCAATATACGAGCATTATTGGCATATCTATTGCAGGAACAATTTTATACCAGTACATCATGTCCGCAAAAGGAAAGGCATAAATAAAATAACCTTCAAGGACTGATGTGGATGTTAATATATAAGATACAATTAATAAGCAGTATGCCAAATAATAGTTGTGTTTAAGGCTAATGAAAAGGAACAAGTGAATTGCAAAAACAAAAAATAGTAGACCTAAGTATATCCCGTAGTAGAGCTTTTCCTTGTTACTTGTAATCAAATAGCTTTTGCTGTTCCAAATTTTTACATTAATGGGATGGACGTAGGGGATAAGTCTTATGAAATACTCGTGTTTGCCGCTTAGCAACGGGAAGGACTGCCAGTGATCACTTATGGGCTTATTACCTATAAGTACCTTGTAGCCTGATTTTATCACTGTCCAACTGCCTTTGGAGTCTCTTACATACAAGTCAGCGGTGGGTATGAAGGCGTGCTCTAGTTGAAGATATAGCTTCTCAGATGAATTATTATAGAACTCAAATTTTAACCAAAATGCGGATTTGTTTAGACCAAAATGAAGTGTATTTTGCTGTGAGGGAGTAAATTTGTTGTCGAATTCCGCAGAAGATACCTGGTCTATTTTTAGCAAGTTGCTTTTGTCTTCTAATATTGCCAGGCGGTTTCCGATATTGATATAGGTTTTGCGAGGATTCCATCGAATTGCACGAGAGTACGAGTAATCGATAGAAACTAGAAGTAGAGCGCAGGCAAGTATAAAACGGGTCATGACTTGACAAAATCGTCGCTAAGACTGTGTGTCTGAGATGGAAAAAAAGCTCCCTGTATGACGCTCCACCAAAGCCAGCAGTGAATAGAGAATAAAAGGTATCCCATGTATCCAAAGAAGGGCATTTCGAAAACGTAAAATATTGAAACAAATGGAATGCAATAATTCCAATAAGCTGGGTTATTGGAATATGGTGAACCGTTTGGTAAATCAAAACCACTAGCCCAGTTCCAACCTTCAATAAAAAGGCCCTGAGCTAGCCAAGTTAAGGCAAATACCAATAAAAAAGTCCAATTTCCAGTAGTTCTAATTTCAGTAAATGGGGTCTTTAAGTTTAGGAACCTCATTAGTGATGCGAGAATTATTATTGGTGCTATCCAGATACCATAGAAAATATTATCGGATATAAAGGGAGTTACGAATAGTAGGCCAAATCCGACAGCGACAAGAATGACGCTCACTGATTTCGAATATGCGACAATTGGGCCGAGTTTATATTTGTAATTGAGAATTTTGAGTGCAATAAGAAGTTGATACCACTCAAAGGACATCGGAATGAATGCTGCTGAACCTAATGCTGCATATAGAAAGTATACTTTTCTCGACATCAAGTTTGCAGCAGGGTAAAACCAATTGTGTTCGATAAAAAAATTGAGATACTCATAGATCAACCAACCTGAAACCGACGTAAGTGCCATTGAGGCTAGCTCTATTTTTTTGTTAGAAAATAGCGATCCTTTGGGATCAAATTTAAATACCAGCCCATCCAGTATAAATATGAATCCCCAGCATAGAGGGAGAAAAGCCCATTGTACGAACCATTTAGGTTCACTCCATTTAAAAGCAAACGATATAAAGGATATTGACCAGACTGCTAAGCCGATCCAAAACCAATATGGTAATTTGTGGCCCGTTCTTATAGCTTGCCTTGGACCTTTGTATTTTTTGAATCCAAAAACCTGCGGAAACACAAAAAGAAGTATGGCTAAGACGAAGAATACAAATGTGATTCCTAAGACAAGGGAGTTTGGTTCCGGCTTCCGATTTTCAGTCGGCGGAAATACAAAATAGTTTTCTGGGAAATTCCCATGGTGATGTAGATATGCACCGAGATACGGCACAGCTATAATTACCAAAATGGTGGCAATGACTGATATTTTTTTCATCTTGACAGAAGGAGTTGTCAGTTATTATTCACTCTATATTTTATAAATAAATTTATGCTCCCTCGCTACAACCATATTAGGTTATGATTAGCTAGTCAGAGCATATTCATTCACGGCATTAATATCGGTTTTTTCTGATAACTTTCCTTAGTTTTAAGCGTATTTAATAATATAAATATGGATGGATCGTT
The genomic region above belongs to Dyadobacter pollutisoli and contains:
- a CDS encoding esterase-like activity of phytase family protein: MKNILAVVLLVMLTPYCGACQNKFEIRSDTILKSITSKFHGLSAIEYIPRTEEWILANDRGHYFKFRNCNNVRDFNRGNLSEDIRTDYYFESVRYDSIRDAYFFSVETDTYTGVYSSIGQLHAPNPRVIIKLPLPSKNKGVEGIALSPSGALWIAAEAGWESGTDIANEIVYFYRYKNPLVDNDQEQPERFKYKIRRYDADAVDKSDRPGGISEILAVDENCLLVLERCYIKQPGGNPNRVFAQIRSVTVNSKTHELEPNDTLNFDFSSVPVVCNVEGMAWGDLQKQTLFVIADDGLGDDYFSDEVDPKTGRASVPTLRNQMIVLKRK
- a CDS encoding sensor histidine kinase; this encodes MTRFILACALLLVSIDYSYSRAIRWNPRKTYINIGNRLAILEDKSNLLKIDQVSSAEFDNKFTPSQQNTLHFGLNKSAFWLKFEFYNNSSEKLYLQLEHAFIPTADLYVRDSKGSWTVIKSGYKVLIGNKPISDHWQSFPLLSGKHEYFIRLIPYVHPINVKIWNSKSYLITSNKEKLYYGIYLGLLFFVFAIHLFLFISLKHNYYLAYCLLIVSYILTSTSVLEGYFIYAFPFADMMYWYKIVPAIDMPIMLVYCLLFLEVKKYRSNLFYFTVMVCVILLLYLPILHFLPDLVIFVANWVMALLVFILAIYIGVSVGKSGNNLGYYYSVTYVFWLILVAMEEINIQFGTPEHLFDITYVSIAILVESFFLSILLAKRLQWDKEQNDQIRFELQKDLIRIQDRFDNEMLQAQLEIQEQTFNNISQEIHDNIGQSLGIVSINLYSLDNIVNENDEQRISESINLVSNVMNELRDIAKSLNSDYLRKIGLLGALEQQASILRKTGIFEVQILSNDQIILSDSNKELLIFRVLQELLSNIVKHAKATNIVVNVDYQHTHLSITVQDNGNGFDVEQIFKSKSSGLGLTNIKNRVNMIDGSFSIKSSPASGTVATIKIPV
- a CDS encoding esterase/lipase family protein, which translates into the protein MSKIKIKFEPDDESTFFKAANSSELVILLHATAGDSTSLRDIKNRLIKDKPHSDIWFPNVPTSWVSFANPIHLVKALVEQIDAIWEYHAEDNNHEHYKRIILIGHSIGALFARKIYVYSCGENSNAPFERKIEIKQSREWAIKIERIILLAAMNRGWSARDLSILDSLYIRAGVILGKLVMFFFRTRLLLFQVKKGASFIIQLRIQWLAMVRAFNEGRKREGGALVIQLLGTVDDIVSPEDNVDLVTGGDFVYLEVPKSSHSNVVKMGNDTEGEARYKVLRSALLDTKEELLKRTVVPLDAVNFPVNTSVTDVIFVIHGIRDRGFWTQKIANRIKLLGDSPKRKYAIETSSYGYFPMLSFLLPSTRRAKVEWLMDQYTEDLALYPNADFSYVGHSNGTYLLAQALEDYPACHFKNVLFAGSVVPTTYKWNSLIQDGRVKSILNYVASADWVVAIFPNFFQKVPFLGVKDIGGAGHEGFTGLKQFQIQFVSGSHGAAINEDMWGDIADFAVNGKISTPTNSLLIVPKRSRTVAVLGYLSPLVWLLLLLLFGGVGFLIWSCIWSPCYYQYAYVYRTIALILYCRFLWFVLTKV
- a CDS encoding DUF2272 domain-containing protein, producing the protein MDLRVNTPEANLRIEPNTSKAPLAILPVGHLVTMNGPLAGASGDWQPCSTFIDGHQLNGFVHASLLRTPINAEVDRLIETAGKEYKDFLFGKRNENHPESKSRIDAYWASVPLAPKPVSVAWSAVFISFVVREALLTKSFKFSQRHTTYFSDSKTAFLNNDASRAYWAVRLNNRILEVGDLVGYFRTGLACGNAAHSYDDLPGDFCSHSDVVVAIRNNIAFTIGGNVSQTVKVKEVPLTATGKIAVGNQRILVMQRNF